From the genome of Magnetospirillum sp. WYHS-4, one region includes:
- a CDS encoding VacJ family lipoprotein, translating to MTTTKMAGVVPALFLALALGACASPGGQTDADADPAEAVNRATFEANRALDTLLFRPVAELYEALVPPPARTAMHNVLNNLRSPIILLHDLLQGEGERAGTTAARLAINSTIGVLGLGDPAADWGLPFHDEDFGQTLGAWGLGDGGYVVLPALGPSSSRDALGMLADLFLDPLNILAANTGHEEAIYARAGMEAVDWRARNLETLDQLERTSVDYYATLRSAYRQRRASEIANGVAPDLPPGPMLEPDAPSRPASSPSAAAPPVPSLAADLPAAAAPPPSVKPRAAPAKIAKPLALAPKETRVHLGSYTSHDEALTGWETLLERHGGTLSGAEPAFTEVRMGSQTYVRLMAAFPEPVQGTAACAHLQAGNAFCTMLN from the coding sequence ATGACCACGACCAAGATGGCCGGTGTCGTGCCGGCCTTGTTCCTGGCCTTGGCGCTGGGAGCCTGTGCCAGCCCGGGCGGCCAGACCGACGCGGACGCCGATCCCGCCGAGGCGGTGAACCGCGCCACCTTCGAAGCGAACCGTGCCCTGGATACCTTACTATTCCGGCCCGTCGCCGAGCTATACGAGGCGCTCGTGCCGCCGCCGGCGAGAACCGCGATGCACAACGTGCTCAACAACCTGCGTTCGCCCATCATCCTGCTTCACGATCTGCTGCAGGGCGAGGGAGAGCGGGCCGGCACCACCGCCGCCCGCCTCGCCATCAATTCCACGATCGGAGTGTTGGGGCTGGGCGATCCCGCCGCCGACTGGGGCCTGCCCTTCCACGACGAGGATTTCGGCCAGACGCTGGGGGCGTGGGGCCTCGGAGATGGCGGCTACGTGGTCCTTCCCGCCCTGGGACCGTCCAGTTCCCGCGATGCCTTGGGCATGCTGGCCGACCTGTTCCTCGATCCCCTGAACATCCTGGCCGCCAATACCGGCCATGAGGAGGCGATCTACGCCCGTGCGGGCATGGAAGCCGTCGATTGGCGCGCCCGTAATCTGGAAACCTTGGACCAATTGGAAAGGACCTCGGTCGACTATTACGCGACGTTACGCAGCGCCTACCGCCAGCGCCGGGCGAGCGAAATCGCCAACGGCGTCGCTCCCGATCTGCCGCCAGGCCCGATGCTGGAACCGGACGCGCCCTCCCGCCCGGCCTCGTCTCCCTCGGCCGCCGCCCCGCCGGTGCCATCGCTCGCTGCCGATCTTCCCGCCGCCGCCGCCCCTCCCCCTTCCGTCAAGCCTCGGGCCGCGCCTGCCAAGATCGCCAAGCCCCTGGCCTTGGCACCGAAGGAGACCCGGGTTCATCTGGGGTCCTACACCAGCCACGACGAAGCCCTGACGGGCTGGGAAACCTTGCTCGAACGTCACGGCGGAACGCTGTCCGGTGCGGAACCTGCCTTCACCGAGGTTCGAATGGGCTCGCAAACCTACGTGCGACTCATGGCGGCCTTCCCGGAACCTGTGCAGGGAACGGCCGCCTGTGCCCACCTGCAGGCGGGAAATGCCTTCTGCACGATGTTGAACTGA